One Eurosta solidaginis isolate ZX-2024a chromosome 5, ASM4086904v1, whole genome shotgun sequence DNA segment encodes these proteins:
- the LOC137233565 gene encoding fibrous sheath CABYR-binding protein: MRVKIMWKRALLLMCFSGCCLAGPLHGIKRNVPAVMREQETAETEESPAPEPLAPEFPAMPSKLTLPSNATSIRTEITDNFSCDDKVYGYYADIENECQIFHVCLPVTYADGKENTFRWSFICPEETIFSQDSFTCMRREDMSIECADSVLYYELNRNFGMAEEQTINSNGAQSMAESAEEQPTPEESLQPDMQQPVMSEQQSEITAPPKPAIAQPKPMKYKPVKLPKPNRRKPQQKPKPQQDLLMSPANKQPAIMPLRKTNLGSKDTISKPVEEQTKPVIASESKPVPPRYKKRPAVIKNSAKEKAELPPFKVEMISKASLPDSFKRKRPTFSHKTSLADNNLIEKIPVVKTVPESVAVEPVESAPSKEETVWTSEPEVVAVEQAPTEPIQLIEDAEPQASETSVIFVEPENALTTAFETIATQLKDAEPVSVVVNKSAENLAAEESTKNEELLAQETTKTEEAAPVETIQAADEGVTPIEVNEKMPAVNSETSANAPDSEPLQNSSNLEGNAEKFEVLSLPAVLDDQLSGASEHAALGFAPNEITAEALPDLPTLEELEELKPSDAVESVPATPEMEEQNPIVQQAFAETDNHMQSVGGFKPVDPELAAEAEALLSDFVSALKSENPNTKPKLTLPIGEESSAASVEKEDAKVGVEDKTLGLIKADSNLLGPTTGAQPVPSKQDENKNASEKETAVAEESKLEDSPMLKFPISNSFPVGMYQIPVTVIQTPYEEESVMQVAQKIAEEKQKPEESQTVVDTQSEKEEQKDTKTIQQKLASLLAEVTGKDKVEDVPAAEELHETADLVASEPNAQSDPHILQSETPASNEIQREIEQPAAPVAYRPISIDDIVELVKERLDQTPADEKGTPMELVMEPGNTDKPVELKFSTTQKGTAAQEESAEQTPAENIIFPIYHRLSAPEVNAVDDPSAAVKRIAAKTDDEAVELSVDKTPTTATNTKSEAMSLPAKEAISSATAELADAPKEKNTAELDVIVKANRAFRSRSLANAKLDPRKRRFLFKADAS; encoded by the exons ATGCGCGTGAAAATAATGTGGAAACGCGCGTTATTACTGATGTGTTTTAGTGGCTGCTGCTTAGCGGGACCTCTGCATGGGATCAAG cGAAATGTCCCTGCAGTGATGCGTGAACAAGAAACCGCTGAGACAGAGGAAAGTCCCGCGCCTGAACCATTAGCGCCCGAATTTCCAGCGATGCCCTCAAAACTGACCTTGCCCAGCAATGCAACTTCCATACGTACAGAAATTACAGATAACTTTTCGTGTGACGATAAAGTCTATGGTTATTATGCGGACATAGAGAATGAATGCCAAATATTCCATGTTTGTTTGCCGGTTACATATGCAGATGGTAAAGAGAATACCTTCCGTTGGAGTTTCATTTGTCCCGAAGAAACGATATTCAGTCAG GATTCCTTCACATGCATGCGTCGCGAAGATATGTCCATCGAATGCGCAGATTCGGTTCTCTACTATGAACTTAATCGTAATTTTGGCATGGCAGAGGAACAGACGATAAACTCAAATGGCGCTCAGTCAATGGCAGAATCAGCAGAGGAGCAACCAACTCCAGAGGAGTCATTGCAACCAGATATGCAGCAACCAGTTATGTCCGAACAACAGTCAGAGATCACTGCTCCGCCTAAGCCTGCGATAGCGCAGCCTAAGCCAATGAAATACAAGCCAGTAAAATTACCAAAACCCAATCGCAGAAAGCCacaacaaaaaccaaaaccaCAACAAGATCTGTTAATGAGTCCTGCAAATAAGCAACCAGCAATAATGCCTTTACGTAAGACAAATCTTGGTTCTAAAGACACGATCTCCAAACCCGTTGAAGAACAAACAAAGCCGGTTATTGCATCAGAATCGAAACCAGTGCCACCACGATATAAGAAACGACCCGCTGTGATAAAAAATAGTGCAAAAGAGAAAGCAGAGCTGCCACCTTTCAAAGTAGAAATGATCTCCAAAGCCAGTCTGCCTGACTCCTTTAAACGTAAGCGTCCCACATTTTCGCACAAAACTAGTTTGGCAGACAATAATTTGATCGAGAAAATTCCAGTTGTGAAGACTGTGCCTGAATCAGTGGCGGTAGAGCCTGTAGAGTCCGCACCCTCCAAAGAAGAAACTGTGTGGACAAGCGAACCAGAAGTGGTTGCTGTTGAGCAAGCACCAACCGAGCCAATTCAACTAATCGAAGATGCAGAGCCACAGGCATCCGAAACAAGTGTAATTTTTGTGGAACCAGAAAATGCTTTAACCACTGCGTTCGAAACAATAGCAACACAATTGAAAGATGCGGAGCCAGTTTCTGTAGTAGTTAACAAGAGCGCAGAAAACCTAGCGGCGGAAGAAAGCACAAAAAATGAGGAACTACTCGCGCAAGAAACAACCAAAACCGAGGAAGCTGCGCCTGTAGAGACTATTCAAGCTGCTGATGAAGGTGTCACTCCAATAGAGGTCAACGAAAAGATGCCAGCTGTAAATTCAGAGACTTCTGCCAATGCACCTGATTCAGAACCTCTTCAAAACTCATCAAATCTTGAAGGCAATGCAGAAAAGTTCGAGGTGCTATCACTGCCCGCTGTTTTAGATGATCAACTATCTGGTGCTTCAGAGCATGCGGCGCTTGGTTTCGCTCCAAATGAAATCACGGCAGAAGCATTGCCAGATTTACCCACCCTTGAAGAATTAGAAGAACTGAAACCGAGCGATGCTGTCGAATCGGTGCCAGCTACACCAGAAATGGAAGAGCAGAATCCAATTGTACAGCAAGCGTTCGCCGAAACAGATAATCACATGCAAAGTGTAGGAGGTTTCAAGCCCGTGGATCCTGAGTTAGCAGCAGAAGCTGAAGCACTTTTATCGGACTTTGTAAGCGCGCTGAAAAGTGAGAATCCGAATACGAAACCTAAGCTCACGTTGCCGATTGGAGAAGAATCGTCTGCGGCGTCCGTAGAAAAGGAAGATGCTAAAGTGGGAGTGGAAGACAAAACCTTGGGGCTGATCAAAGCTGACTCGAACTTGCTTGGGCCTACCACGGGAGCGCAGCCAGTGCCGTCTAAACAAGACGAAAATAAAAATGCGTCTGAAAAAGAAACAGCTGTGGCGGAGGAATCAAAATTAGAAGACTCACCAATGCTTAAGTTTCCAATTTCAAACAGTTTCCCAGTTGGTATGTATCAGATACCAGTAACAGTTATTCAAACACCATATGAAGAGGAATCGGTAATGCAGGTAGCTCAAAAGATTGcggaagaaaaacaaaaacccGAGGAATCTCAAACTGTAGTAGATACCCAATCGGAAAAAGAGGAACAAAAAGATACAAAAACCATACAACAAAAGCTCGCATCACTTCTAGCAGAGGTGACAGGAAAAGATAAGGTAGAAGATGTCCCTGCTGCAGAAGAACTACACGAAACTGCTGATTTGGTTGCAAGTGAACCCAATGCGCAATCCGACCCACATATTTTGCAATCTGAAACACCCGCTTCTAATGAAATTCAACGCGAAATTGAGCAACCCGCGGCTCCTGTAGCCTACAGACCCATCAGTATTGATGACATAGTTGAGCTGGTCAAAGAACGCTTAGATCAAACGCCAGCCGACGAGAAAGGTACACCAATGGAGTTGGTAATGGAACCAGGTAATACTGATAAGCCAGTCGAGCTGAAATTTAGTACTACACAAAAAGGGACAGCGGCGCAAGAAGAATCAGCAGAACAGACACCTGCCGAAAATATCATTTTTCCCATTTATCATCGATTGTCAGCGCCAGAAGTCAACGCCGTGGACGACCCCAGTGCTGCAGTGAAGCGCATAGCCGCAAAAACTGATGATGAAGCAGTAGAATTAAGTGTAGATAAGACGCCGACAACAGCAACAAATACAAAGTCTGAAGCAATGTCGCTGCCGGCGAAAGAAGCGATAAGTTCCGCTACTGCTGAATTAGCTGATGCTCCGAAGGAGAAGAACACCGCCGAGCTTGATGTTATTGTCAAAGCGAATCGTGCATTTAGATCGCGGAGTTTGGCGAACGCTAAATTAGATCCACGTAAACGTCGTTTCCTATTTAAAGCAGATGCCAGTTAG